A stretch of the Massilia varians genome encodes the following:
- the tssF gene encoding type VI secretion system baseplate subunit TssF — protein MDQMLPYYESELGFLRRDLREFAERYPRIAGRLLISGEVCEDPHTERMIESCALLNARIAKRLDDDYPEFTEALFEVLYPHYLRPFPSCSIAHMDFGGAGKQPGTSIIARGTQLNTRPVRGAACTFRTVYPVTVAPLALTRAAFSAIIDAPDAVRLPGNASSGISLTVSSTAEQGSIAQLALPLLRVFIDGEPSFCAALRDALFMRGVAAYVEADNSGRWTPLPAIPVQPAGFDEEEALIDFPARSHAAYRLLTEYFCFPEKFNFVDIDLRALAAHAPPGARTLTLHLALSGIRSDSNLARMLGTLSTNNVLLGCTPVINLFRQRGEPIRVTHTSASYPVLADARRAFAYEVYAIESLSLIRQTPQGETLVQFRPFYALKHAQMPDDAGHYYAVRRDESLADKSPGFETQVSIVDIDFDAGEVETDTLNIELTCTNRDLPASLSYGQEGGDLFLEGGSNLRAIAFLRKPTASHRFASGRGAHWRLISHLALNHLSLADGGVDAFREMLALYDLPRSPSSQRQIGGIKAIAQRPATAWLAGNPFTCLVRGVEVRLSIDEEAFVGSGIHAFAQVVERFLALYVHANSFTQLVIASSKTGEEILTCQPRSGDLSLL, from the coding sequence ATGGACCAGATGCTGCCCTATTACGAGAGCGAGCTTGGCTTCCTGCGGCGCGATTTGCGCGAGTTCGCCGAACGCTATCCGCGCATCGCCGGGCGCCTCCTGATCAGCGGCGAGGTGTGCGAAGACCCGCATACCGAACGCATGATCGAATCTTGCGCGCTGCTCAACGCGCGCATCGCCAAACGCCTCGACGACGACTATCCGGAGTTCACGGAAGCGCTGTTCGAGGTGCTGTATCCGCACTACCTGCGCCCCTTTCCCTCGTGCTCGATCGCGCACATGGATTTCGGCGGCGCGGGCAAGCAGCCGGGGACCAGCATCATCGCGCGCGGCACCCAGCTGAACACGCGCCCGGTGCGCGGCGCAGCCTGCACCTTCCGCACGGTCTACCCGGTCACGGTGGCGCCGCTGGCGCTCACCCGCGCCGCCTTCTCGGCCATCATCGACGCGCCCGACGCCGTGCGCCTGCCGGGCAATGCGTCCTCCGGCATCAGCCTCACCGTGTCCAGTACCGCCGAGCAGGGTTCGATTGCCCAGCTCGCGCTGCCGCTGCTGCGCGTCTTCATCGACGGCGAACCCTCGTTCTGCGCGGCCCTGCGCGATGCGCTCTTCATGCGCGGCGTCGCGGCGTATGTCGAAGCCGACAACAGCGGCCGCTGGACGCCATTGCCGGCCATTCCGGTGCAGCCGGCCGGCTTCGACGAAGAGGAAGCGCTGATCGACTTCCCGGCGCGCTCGCATGCGGCCTATCGCCTGCTGACCGAATATTTTTGTTTCCCCGAGAAGTTCAACTTCGTCGACATCGACTTGCGGGCGCTGGCCGCGCATGCGCCGCCCGGCGCACGCACCCTGACCCTGCACCTGGCCTTGAGCGGCATACGGTCGGACTCGAACCTGGCGCGCATGCTCGGCACCCTGTCCACCAACAACGTGCTGCTGGGCTGCACCCCGGTGATCAACCTGTTCCGCCAGCGCGGCGAACCGATTCGCGTGACGCATACCAGCGCCAGCTACCCGGTGCTGGCCGACGCGCGGCGCGCGTTTGCCTACGAGGTCTATGCGATCGAGTCCTTGAGCCTGATCCGCCAGACCCCGCAGGGCGAGACCCTGGTGCAGTTCCGTCCCTTCTATGCGCTGAAGCACGCGCAGATGCCGGACGACGCCGGCCACTACTACGCGGTGCGGCGCGACGAGTCGCTGGCGGACAAGAGTCCCGGTTTCGAAACCCAGGTATCGATCGTCGACATCGACTTCGACGCGGGCGAGGTGGAAACCGATACCCTGAACATCGAACTCACCTGCACCAACCGCGACCTGCCGGCCAGCTTGAGCTATGGCCAGGAAGGCGGCGACCTGTTCCTGGAGGGCGGCTCGAACTTGCGCGCGATCGCCTTCCTGCGCAAGCCCACGGCTTCCCACCGCTTCGCCAGCGGACGCGGCGCGCACTGGCGCCTGATCTCGCACCTGGCGCTCAACCACCTGTCGCTGGCCGACGGCGGCGTCGATGCCTTCCGCGAGATGCTGGCGCTGTACGACCTGCCGCGTTCGCCGTCCTCGCAGCGCCAGATCGGCGGCATCAAGGCGATCGCCCAGCGTCCTGCCACCGCCTGGCTGGCCGGGAATCCTTTTACCTGCCTGGTGCGCGGCGTCGAAGTCCGGCTGAGCATCGACGAGGAAGCCTTTGTCGGCAGTGGCATCCATGCCTTTGCCCAGGTGGTCGAGCGTTTCCTGGCGCTGTACGTGCACGCCAACAGCTTCACCCAGCTGGTGATCGCATCGAGCAAAACCGGAGAAGAGATATTGACATGCCAGCCCCGCAGCGGCGATTTGAGCCTGCTGTAA
- the tssE gene encoding type VI secretion system baseplate subunit TssE produces the protein MKGYTPGLFDRLLGMPNRGPGKNAAQRLTIEELKDTVARDLESLLNTRSSIPDGALKAYPECSRSMVTYGLNDFADRCLSSPTDRAAICASIEKTIACHEPRLRNIRAMLDLHGDSVNRLNFSITAVLVASVSQEPVNFDAVLTPSTLQYSISKAGKTSGKAARSAPLGA, from the coding sequence ATGAAGGGATACACGCCAGGCTTGTTCGACCGCCTGCTGGGCATGCCGAACCGCGGGCCAGGCAAGAACGCGGCGCAGCGCTTGACGATCGAAGAGCTGAAGGACACCGTGGCGCGCGACCTCGAGTCCCTGCTCAACACGCGTTCCAGCATTCCGGACGGAGCACTGAAGGCCTATCCCGAATGCAGCCGCTCGATGGTCACCTACGGGCTGAACGACTTCGCCGACCGCTGCCTGTCCAGTCCCACCGACCGCGCGGCCATCTGCGCCAGCATCGAGAAGACCATCGCCTGCCACGAGCCGCGCCTGCGCAACATCCGCGCCATGCTCGATCTGCACGGCGATTCGGTCAACCGGCTGAATTTTTCGATCACGGCGGTACTGGTGGCCAGCGTGTCGCAGGAGCCGGTCAACTTTGATGCCGTCCTGACGCCGTCGACCCTGCAATACAGCATCAGCAAGGCCGGCAAGACATCAGGCAAGGCAGCGCGCAGCGCGCCGCTGGGAGCGTGA
- the tssK gene encoding type VI secretion system baseplate subunit TssK encodes MTTKVLWGEGLLLRPQHFQRQDHYHEQCLHKSIKAVHPYAWGVEALQVDREALANSVLRLLSLAVRFQDGELVDAPDVDALPETVDLSLLPPSQQTITYYVALPGMKPFSGNFTPPGQASNTARFVQANQETPDLYTQAAPVQLSYLKKSVRLVSEAEPRDSYIHFPLLRLRRASTGGFEMDESFVPPTLSTGAAPVLFQQLRRLLDALQAKTAALYGHQREPSRNVVEFRSGDMSSFWLLHTASSAYATLTHHFNHPALHPERLYEQLLDLAGGLMTFSKSWLLSDLPPYQHNNPGPSFAKLHAIIRELLDTVISSKYFAIALSEVRPSYHIGALDSGKIDERTTFYIAVSAAIPAVELVDVVPLRFKVGAPDDVEKFVLSALPGVRLQYAPQLPAAVPVRPETCYFVLEAKGPMYERMLKAQSISIYVPAGLKELRLELLAVAA; translated from the coding sequence ATGACTACCAAAGTTCTCTGGGGCGAAGGCCTGTTATTGCGTCCACAGCACTTCCAGCGGCAAGACCACTATCACGAGCAATGCCTCCACAAGAGCATCAAGGCCGTGCACCCCTACGCCTGGGGCGTGGAGGCGCTGCAGGTCGACCGCGAGGCGCTAGCCAACAGCGTGCTGCGGCTGCTGTCCCTGGCGGTGCGCTTCCAGGACGGCGAGCTGGTCGACGCGCCGGACGTCGATGCGCTGCCCGAGACGGTGGACCTGAGCCTGCTGCCGCCATCGCAGCAGACCATCACCTATTACGTCGCCCTGCCCGGCATGAAGCCGTTCAGCGGCAACTTCACCCCGCCCGGGCAGGCCAGCAACACGGCGCGCTTCGTGCAGGCAAACCAGGAAACGCCCGACCTCTACACCCAGGCCGCGCCGGTGCAGCTGTCCTACCTGAAGAAGTCGGTGCGGCTGGTGTCGGAGGCGGAGCCGCGCGACTCCTACATCCACTTCCCGCTGCTGCGCCTGCGGCGCGCCTCCACCGGCGGCTTCGAGATGGACGAGAGCTTCGTGCCGCCGACACTGTCGACCGGGGCCGCGCCGGTGCTGTTCCAGCAGTTGCGCCGCCTGCTCGATGCGCTGCAGGCCAAGACCGCCGCCCTGTACGGGCACCAGCGCGAGCCGAGCCGCAACGTGGTGGAGTTCCGTTCGGGCGACATGTCCTCGTTCTGGCTGCTGCACACGGCCAGTTCCGCCTATGCGACGCTGACCCACCACTTCAACCATCCGGCCCTGCACCCGGAGCGCCTGTACGAGCAGCTGCTCGACCTGGCGGGTGGCCTGATGACCTTCTCCAAGAGCTGGCTTCTTTCCGATTTGCCGCCCTACCAGCACAACAACCCGGGACCATCGTTCGCCAAGCTGCATGCGATCATCCGTGAACTGCTCGACACGGTGATCTCCTCGAAATACTTCGCGATCGCGCTGAGCGAGGTGCGGCCGTCCTACCACATCGGCGCCCTCGATTCGGGCAAGATCGACGAGCGCACCACCTTCTACATCGCGGTCTCGGCCGCCATTCCCGCGGTGGAGCTGGTGGACGTGGTGCCGCTGCGCTTCAAGGTCGGCGCGCCGGACGATGTCGAGAAGTTCGTGCTGTCGGCGCTGCCGGGCGTGCGGCTGCAGTACGCGCCGCAACTGCCGGCGGCGGTGCCGGTGCGTCCCGAAACCTGCTACTTCGTGCTGGAGGCGAAAGGGCCGATGTACGAGCGCATGCTCAAGGCCCAGTCGATCTCGATCTACGTTCCGGCCGGCCTGAAGGAGCTGCGGCTGGAGCTGCTGGCCGTCGCCGCATGA
- a CDS encoding type VI secretion system Vgr family protein, protein MNGPLGIFGTGLSQHARLITLASSQESGLPESLAAEAFSGLEAVNALFAFDIDALSTSTDLDLGPFIGEELSIGLLQPDGSRRMWHGLCTAASWLGADGGVARYRLRLEPALSMLALRRDSYLFQDKNVRDIVCELLADYPQVRFDFDITQELLPRTVCTQYRESDLDFFTRLLASEGLNWRFEHDQAEDAGEGAHGQAKHRLIVFDSRAIAPATPGGEVLRFHGVRATEQDDAIDGFRARRTVQANSVAISSWDPAQLLAPAYEHASHLDAGNLPALHLYDGSGERIATGRGAADTHSELMLQALELDNKVFEGTGAVRRLAAGHAFYLSHHDRYPDGENAFKVLSVRHEARNNFRTGVPGAVSAGVEHGTYRNTFSCVREVVPLVPRMTAPPHRTTAPGPQCALVVGLADAVSTTNRDHQVRVQFAW, encoded by the coding sequence ATGAACGGCCCTCTGGGCATCTTTGGCACAGGGCTGAGCCAGCACGCGCGGCTCATCACGCTGGCGAGCAGCCAGGAAAGCGGCCTGCCGGAATCCCTGGCCGCGGAAGCGTTCAGCGGCCTCGAGGCGGTCAACGCACTGTTCGCCTTCGACATCGATGCGCTCAGCACCTCGACCGACCTCGACCTGGGACCGTTCATCGGCGAAGAGCTGAGCATCGGGCTGCTGCAGCCGGATGGATCGCGGCGCATGTGGCATGGCCTGTGCACGGCGGCCTCCTGGCTGGGCGCGGATGGCGGCGTGGCGCGCTACCGCCTGCGGCTCGAGCCGGCGCTGTCCATGCTGGCGCTGCGGCGCGACAGCTACCTCTTCCAGGACAAGAACGTCCGCGACATCGTCTGTGAATTACTCGCGGATTATCCACAAGTGCGCTTTGATTTCGACATCACGCAGGAGCTGCTGCCGCGCACGGTCTGCACCCAGTACCGCGAGAGCGATCTCGATTTCTTCACGCGGCTGCTGGCATCGGAGGGCCTGAACTGGCGCTTCGAGCACGACCAGGCAGAGGATGCGGGAGAGGGCGCGCACGGCCAGGCAAAGCACCGGCTGATCGTGTTCGACAGCAGGGCGATTGCACCTGCCACGCCGGGCGGCGAGGTCCTGCGTTTTCACGGCGTGCGCGCTACCGAGCAGGATGATGCAATCGACGGGTTCCGGGCGCGCCGCACCGTACAAGCCAACAGCGTCGCCATCAGCAGCTGGGATCCGGCGCAGCTGCTGGCGCCCGCCTACGAACATGCCTCGCACCTCGACGCGGGGAACCTGCCGGCGCTGCACCTGTACGACGGCAGCGGGGAACGCATCGCCACCGGGCGCGGCGCGGCCGATACGCACAGCGAATTGATGCTGCAGGCGCTGGAGCTCGATAACAAGGTGTTCGAGGGGACCGGGGCGGTGCGCAGGCTGGCGGCAGGGCATGCGTTCTACCTGAGCCATCATGACCGTTATCCCGACGGCGAGAATGCCTTCAAAGTGCTGTCGGTGCGCCACGAAGCGCGCAACAACTTCCGGACCGGCGTCCCCGGCGCCGTCTCGGCTGGTGTCGAGCATGGCACCTACCGCAATACGTTTTCCTGCGTGCGCGAAGTGGTGCCGCTCGTTCCCCGCATGACAGCCCCGCCGCATCGCACCACGGCGCCGGGGCCGCAATGCGCCCTGGTGGTCGGGCTGGCGGATGCGGTA